One Opitutia bacterium DNA segment encodes these proteins:
- a CDS encoding efflux RND transporter periplasmic adaptor subunit: MNDRASSLFIALALLAGFSLTGCGRSSGPDRHEHAAASAATTYQCPMHPWIKSDKADAKCTICGMALVAASATTTSASAAVDPNLVTLTPAQAAVVGVQTSPVRRGTLVRTLRVTGAIDDDDTRHRILAARVPGRVEKLFVNFVGAEVQEGTQLATIYSPDMLTAQREYLERMKAGAIAFTAAERAAAKEKLLGLGLTDEEISILENTKQATAMVTMRAPMSGTVVARGAYEGKYVEAKDEIFQIGDFSRMWFVFDAAEPDLAWLRVGQQVEVTVPSLPGKILTAPIAFIDPNLNEATRTAKVRVVLDNPDRLLRHRQTAYAGVLAESPDTLLVPRTAVLQHSGRAVVFVDRGNHAYAAQEIALGRTGDTDAEVLSGLRDGDKVVTEGALILDGQAQLAHAAVGTSEHDHASAAPRKISVEAPKPDAAGYAALKTLAFTAADAADLLASDNLAGYQKQLPALRDALTAYVAAFPSAASTPLAKMKLADGSDLDAARRAFEPFSTDLADLVKAQHLHHKENLTIYQCPMSPVLGTGRWLSKSKTLRNPFFGSAMLECGEEIE, encoded by the coding sequence GTGAACGACCGTGCCTCCTCGCTCTTCATCGCCCTCGCGCTGCTCGCCGGCTTCAGCCTCACCGGCTGCGGCAGATCTTCCGGACCCGACCGTCATGAGCACGCCGCCGCATCGGCCGCCACCACGTATCAGTGCCCGATGCACCCGTGGATCAAGTCCGACAAGGCCGACGCCAAGTGCACCATCTGCGGCATGGCGCTCGTCGCGGCCAGCGCGACCACCACGTCCGCCTCCGCCGCTGTAGACCCGAACCTCGTCACGCTCACGCCCGCGCAGGCCGCGGTCGTCGGCGTGCAAACCTCGCCCGTGCGCCGCGGCACGCTCGTCCGCACGCTGCGCGTCACCGGCGCGATCGACGACGACGACACGCGTCATCGCATCCTCGCCGCGCGCGTGCCGGGCCGCGTCGAAAAACTCTTCGTGAACTTCGTCGGCGCCGAGGTGCAGGAAGGCACGCAACTCGCCACGATTTACTCGCCCGACATGCTCACCGCGCAGCGTGAATACCTCGAGCGCATGAAGGCCGGCGCCATCGCCTTCACCGCCGCCGAACGCGCCGCCGCGAAGGAAAAACTCCTCGGCCTCGGCCTTACCGACGAGGAAATCTCCATTCTCGAAAACACCAAGCAAGCCACCGCGATGGTCACAATGCGCGCGCCGATGTCCGGCACCGTCGTCGCCCGCGGCGCCTACGAAGGCAAATATGTCGAGGCCAAGGACGAGATTTTCCAAATCGGCGACTTCTCGCGCATGTGGTTCGTCTTCGACGCCGCCGAGCCCGACCTCGCCTGGCTGCGCGTCGGCCAGCAAGTCGAAGTCACCGTCCCCTCGCTCCCGGGTAAGATCCTCACCGCGCCCATCGCCTTCATCGATCCCAACCTCAACGAAGCCACCCGCACCGCGAAGGTCCGCGTCGTCCTCGATAATCCCGACCGCCTCCTCCGCCACCGCCAGACCGCCTACGCCGGCGTCCTCGCCGAGTCGCCCGACACTCTCCTCGTCCCGCGCACCGCCGTGCTGCAACACAGCGGCCGCGCCGTGGTCTTCGTCGATCGCGGCAACCACGCCTACGCTGCGCAGGAAATCGCGCTCGGCCGCACCGGCGACACCGACGCCGAAGTTCTCTCCGGCCTCCGCGACGGCGACAAAGTCGTCACCGAAGGCGCGCTCATCCTCGACGGCCAGGCGCAACTCGCCCACGCCGCCGTCGGCACCAGCGAACACGACCACGCCTCCGCCGCGCCCCGGAAAATTTCCGTCGAAGCTCCGAAGCCCGACGCCGCCGGCTACGCGGCATTGAAGACGCTCGCCTTCACCGCGGCCGACGCCGCCGACCTCCTCGCGTCCGACAATCTCGCGGGTTACCAAAAACAACTCCCCGCCCTCCGCGACGCGCTCACGGCCTACGTCGCCGCGTTCCCGAGCGCCGCCAGCACGCCGCTCGCCAAAATGAAACTAGCCGACGGCTCCGACCTCGACGCCGCGCGCCGCGCCTTCGAGCCCTTCAGCACCGATCTCGCCGACCTCGTGAAAGCGCAGCACCTGCACCACAAGGAAAACCTCACGATCTATCAGTGTCCGATGTCCCCTGTCCTCGGCACCGGCCGCTGGCTCTCGAAGAGCAAGACACTCCGCAATCCCTTCTTCGGCTCCGCCATGCTCGAGTGCGGCGAGGAGATCGAGTGA
- a CDS encoding PLP-dependent aminotransferase family protein, whose protein sequence is MIQTVVTPKPLSPAKAAARPLYAELADSLQNLIEQGTLRPGHRVPSVRIMSRQRDVSIATVLQAYTVLENRGYLEARPQSGYYVRPRALTSAPEPRMARPMSKPSFVGVNDLTADVMEVALNADYVPFGSACPHHTLFPTKKLARMLGSVARRDPSLIGRPGMNWGYEPLTREIARRYLQAGVPISHEDMVITTGGTDELNLCLRAVTKPGDTVAIETPAYFGFLEIIQALGLRALEIPTCSRQGMCIESLQEALAQNDIKVVMLMPNFHNPLGSLMPDEKKQKIYELLAEHDLPIIEDDIYGDTHFGDLRPKPLKAWDRDGRVMLCSSFGKTLAPGFHVGWTAPGRYLERIRRLKFINTMGTPRILQKTIAEFLRDGGYDHHLRSLRRAYREHLHSFLQGMQRHFPDGTRYSRPQGGNYIWVEFPVKVDTLRLRRDALKHKINTAPGSLFSAVKDRYRNCLRMSCSQPWSDEMDAALKTLGDLVKQQL, encoded by the coding sequence ATGATCCAGACCGTCGTCACCCCCAAGCCGCTTTCGCCCGCGAAAGCCGCCGCTCGGCCCCTCTACGCTGAGCTCGCCGACTCGCTCCAAAACCTCATCGAACAGGGCACGCTGCGCCCGGGTCATCGCGTGCCGTCCGTCCGCATCATGTCGCGCCAGCGCGACGTCTCCATCGCCACCGTGCTCCAAGCCTACACGGTGCTCGAGAACCGCGGCTACCTCGAGGCGCGCCCGCAATCCGGCTACTACGTCCGTCCGCGCGCGCTCACCAGCGCGCCCGAGCCGCGCATGGCGCGCCCGATGAGCAAGCCGTCCTTCGTCGGCGTGAACGATCTCACCGCCGACGTCATGGAAGTCGCGCTCAACGCCGACTACGTGCCGTTCGGCTCCGCGTGTCCGCACCACACCCTTTTCCCGACGAAGAAGCTCGCGCGCATGCTCGGCTCCGTCGCGCGCCGCGACCCGTCGCTCATCGGCCGCCCGGGCATGAACTGGGGCTACGAACCGCTCACGCGCGAAATCGCCCGCCGCTACCTCCAAGCCGGCGTGCCCATCAGCCACGAGGATATGGTCATCACCACCGGCGGCACCGATGAGCTCAACCTCTGCCTCCGCGCCGTCACCAAACCCGGCGACACCGTCGCGATCGAGACGCCCGCCTATTTCGGTTTCTTGGAAATCATCCAGGCGCTCGGCCTGCGCGCGCTCGAGATTCCCACCTGCTCGCGCCAAGGCATGTGCATCGAGTCGCTCCAGGAAGCGCTCGCACAGAACGACATCAAGGTCGTGATGCTGATGCCCAATTTCCACAACCCGCTCGGCTCGCTCATGCCCGACGAGAAGAAGCAGAAAATCTACGAGCTCCTCGCCGAACACGACCTGCCGATCATCGAAGACGACATCTACGGCGACACTCATTTCGGCGACCTCCGCCCGAAGCCGCTGAAGGCCTGGGACCGCGACGGCCGCGTGATGCTTTGCTCCTCGTTCGGCAAGACGCTCGCACCCGGCTTCCACGTCGGCTGGACCGCCCCCGGCCGTTACCTCGAGCGCATCCGCCGCCTGAAGTTCATCAACACGATGGGCACGCCGCGCATTCTCCAAAAAACCATCGCGGAGTTCCTGCGCGACGGCGGCTACGATCACCACCTGCGCTCGCTGCGCCGCGCGTATCGCGAGCACCTGCACTCGTTCCTCCAAGGCATGCAGCGTCACTTCCCCGACGGCACGCGCTACAGCCGCCCGCAAGGCGGCAACTACATCTGGGTCGAATTCCCGGTGAAGGTCGACACGCTGCGCCTGCGCCGCGACGCGCTGAAGCACAAGATCAACACCGCCCCCGGCTCGCTCTTCTCCGCCGTGAAGGACCGCTACCGCAACTGCCTCCGCATGAGCTGCAGCCAGCCGTGGTCCGACGAAATGGACGCCGCCCTGAAAACGCTCGGCGACCTCGTGAAGCAACAGCTCTAA
- a CDS encoding EamA family transporter has translation MSSTHPAPRGQLIAAFAAVYLVWGSTYLAIRVAVETLPPFFMAATRFAVSGALLYGFLWFTKKIRPTAKQWRDNAIVGLFLMLGGNGLVCWAEQTVPSGIATLLVSAGPFAVVLLDWAIHAADPTKKRGSRPTLPIWIGLALGFAGLALLVGPDIAHGTGGLNFLNVGALLAATWLWSAGSLYGRYASEPAEPFTASAIQMVTGSGWLFLASLLAGEPFHLSTAMFTPHAVGAWTYLTLVGSLVGFTAFVWLMKHSTPAKVYTYTYVNPIVAVFLGWLILHEPVNSRTFTAAAVIIAGVATITIAKVKKPTAATPRPGNSATAAAKN, from the coding sequence ATGTCCTCCACGCATCCCGCCCCGCGCGGCCAACTCATCGCCGCGTTCGCCGCCGTCTATCTGGTGTGGGGCTCGACCTACCTCGCCATCCGCGTTGCGGTCGAGACGCTGCCGCCGTTCTTCATGGCAGCGACGCGTTTCGCCGTCTCCGGCGCGCTGCTCTACGGGTTTCTGTGGTTCACGAAAAAAATCCGCCCCACCGCGAAGCAGTGGCGCGACAACGCCATCGTCGGCCTCTTCCTCATGCTCGGCGGCAACGGCCTCGTGTGTTGGGCCGAGCAAACCGTCCCCTCCGGCATCGCCACGCTGCTCGTCTCCGCCGGTCCCTTCGCCGTCGTGCTGCTCGATTGGGCGATCCACGCCGCCGACCCGACAAAAAAACGCGGCTCGCGCCCCACGCTGCCGATCTGGATCGGACTCGCGCTGGGCTTCGCCGGTCTCGCGCTGCTCGTCGGCCCCGACATCGCGCACGGCACCGGCGGACTGAATTTTCTCAACGTCGGCGCGCTGCTCGCCGCCACCTGGCTCTGGAGCGCCGGCTCGCTCTACGGCCGCTACGCCTCCGAGCCCGCCGAGCCGTTCACCGCCTCCGCGATTCAAATGGTCACCGGCAGCGGCTGGCTCTTCCTCGCGAGTCTGCTCGCCGGCGAACCGTTTCATCTCTCGACCGCGATGTTCACGCCGCACGCCGTCGGCGCGTGGACCTATCTCACGCTCGTCGGCTCGCTCGTGGGCTTCACGGCATTCGTGTGGCTGATGAAGCACAGCACTCCCGCCAAGGTCTACACCTACACCTACGTGAACCCGATCGTCGCGGTTTTCCTCGGCTGGTTGATTCTCCACGAACCGGTCAACTCGCGCACCTTCACTGCCGCGGCCGTGATCATCGCCGGCGTCGCCACCATCACGATCGCCAAGGTCAAGAAACCCACCGCCGCCACCCCGCGCCCCGGCAACTCCGCCACTGCAGCGGCTAAAAACTGA
- a CDS encoding PhzF family phenazine biosynthesis protein, whose amino-acid sequence MRLFWVDAFTDKIFTGNPAGVVPLDAWLPDERMRLIAFENGLAETAFFVRTGPDRFHLRWFTPAVEVDLCGHATLASAFVIFHELGQAGTRITFDSRSGPLHVTRLPSGELELDFPSRPAAPLATPPAEILASLNIAPRELLKVPTHAYYLAVYATQAEVLALRPDFLRLAQLGDARVIATAPGEGCDCASRFFAPGAGVPEDPVTGSAHCTLTPYWVARLGKNPLRARQVSARGGELLCTLAGDRVRLAGRAALYLRGEIVG is encoded by the coding sequence ATGCGCCTCTTCTGGGTCGACGCCTTCACCGACAAGATCTTCACCGGCAACCCCGCCGGCGTCGTCCCGCTCGACGCCTGGCTGCCCGACGAGCGGATGCGCCTCATCGCCTTCGAAAACGGCCTCGCCGAAACCGCCTTCTTCGTCCGCACCGGGCCCGACCGCTTCCACCTGCGCTGGTTCACGCCCGCCGTCGAAGTCGATCTCTGCGGCCACGCCACCCTCGCGAGCGCGTTCGTCATCTTCCACGAACTCGGCCAAGCCGGCACGCGCATCACGTTCGACTCGCGCAGCGGCCCCCTCCACGTCACGCGCCTGCCCAGCGGAGAACTCGAGCTGGATTTTCCCTCGCGCCCCGCGGCGCCCCTCGCCACGCCGCCGGCCGAAATCCTCGCCAGCCTCAACATCGCGCCGCGCGAGCTGCTCAAGGTCCCCACGCACGCCTACTACCTCGCCGTCTACGCGACGCAGGCCGAGGTGCTTGCGCTGCGGCCCGACTTCCTCCGCCTCGCCCAGCTCGGTGACGCGCGCGTCATCGCCACCGCGCCCGGCGAAGGTTGCGACTGCGCGTCGCGTTTCTTCGCCCCCGGCGCCGGCGTGCCCGAGGATCCCGTGACCGGCTCCGCGCACTGCACCCTCACGCCCTACTGGGTCGCGCGCCTCGGCAAAAATCCCCTCCGCGCCCGCCAGGTTTCCGCGCGCGGCGGTGAACTCCTCTGCACCCTCGCCGGCGATCGCGTGCGACTCGCCGGCCGCGCCGCGCTCTACCTGCGCGGCGAAATCGTCGGCTGA
- a CDS encoding DHCW motif cupin fold protein, producing the protein MQIENLPFGITDWSTVPAERKPGLTGWAEWRVRQFGPIRVRMLTYSPGYTADHWCSKGHILFCVSGELTTELEDGRTFVLKSGMSYQVADGAEPHRSTTFTGATLFVVD; encoded by the coding sequence ATGCAGATCGAAAACCTCCCCTTCGGCATCACCGACTGGTCCACCGTCCCCGCCGAGCGCAAACCCGGCCTCACCGGCTGGGCCGAGTGGCGCGTGCGCCAGTTCGGCCCCATCCGCGTGCGGATGCTCACCTACTCGCCCGGCTATACCGCGGACCACTGGTGCTCCAAGGGACACATCCTCTTCTGCGTGAGCGGCGAACTCACCACCGAACTCGAGGACGGCCGCACCTTCGTGCTCAAATCCGGCATGAGCTACCAAGTCGCCGACGGCGCCGAGCCGCACCGCTCGACGACCTTCACCGGCGCGACGCTCTTCGTCGTCGATTAG
- a CDS encoding GNAT family N-acetyltransferase encodes MSCTIRAATREDTPTILACIRALAGYEKLTGECVATEEQLARTLFPADGSAPVAHCVLAEADGANAGFALYFFNYSTFLARPGLYLEDLFVHPEFRGRGIGKALLLHLAKLANARGCGRMEWSVLDWNQPAIDFYESLGARRMKEWQICRLTGDSLTRYA; translated from the coding sequence ATGTCTTGCACGATTCGCGCCGCCACCCGGGAAGACACCCCGACGATCCTCGCCTGCATCCGCGCCCTCGCCGGCTACGAAAAGCTCACCGGCGAATGCGTCGCCACCGAGGAGCAACTCGCGCGCACGCTCTTCCCCGCCGACGGCTCCGCCCCTGTCGCCCACTGTGTGCTGGCCGAGGCCGATGGCGCGAACGCCGGCTTCGCGCTCTACTTTTTCAACTACTCCACCTTCCTCGCGCGCCCCGGCCTCTACCTCGAAGACCTCTTCGTGCACCCCGAATTCCGCGGCCGTGGCATCGGCAAAGCCCTGCTCCTGCACCTCGCCAAACTCGCCAACGCCCGCGGCTGCGGCCGCATGGAGTGGAGCGTGCTCGACTGGAACCAGCCCGCGATCGACTTCTACGAATCGCTCGGCGCCCGCCGCATGAAGGAGTGGCAAATCTGCCGCCTCACCGGCGATTCGCTCACGCGCTACGCCTGA